In one Rhodothermus sp. genomic region, the following are encoded:
- a CDS encoding adenine phosphoribosyltransferase, producing MIDTALETLKQAIRTVPDFPEPGIQFKDITPVLGQPDLLRLAIEALLAPFQEQKITKVVAIESRGFILGGMLAHHLDAGFVPVRKKGKLPYQTITESYELEYGTDTIEMHIDAIAPGDRVLIHDDVIATGGTAAATIRLVERAGGEVVGCAFLIELATLEGRKRLPAHVPVHAVLQL from the coding sequence ATGATCGATACGGCGCTGGAGACGCTCAAGCAGGCCATTCGTACCGTTCCGGACTTTCCTGAGCCCGGCATTCAGTTTAAAGACATAACCCCTGTACTGGGGCAACCTGATCTGCTTCGGTTGGCGATTGAAGCCCTATTGGCTCCCTTCCAGGAGCAAAAAATTACGAAGGTTGTCGCGATCGAATCGCGAGGGTTTATCCTGGGCGGTATGCTGGCGCATCATCTGGACGCCGGCTTTGTGCCGGTGCGTAAGAAAGGAAAATTGCCCTATCAGACCATTACGGAAAGCTATGAGTTGGAGTATGGCACAGATACAATCGAAATGCATATCGACGCCATTGCACCAGGGGATCGTGTGTTGATTCATGACGATGTGATTGCCACGGGGGGGACAGCGGCAGCTACGATTCGCCTGGTTGAGCGGGCGGGTGGTGAAGTGGTAGGCTGTGCATTTCTGATCGAGTTGGCTACCCTGGAAGGACGCAAACGATTGCCGGCGCATGTGCCGGTGCATGCGGTACTTCAACTTTGA
- a CDS encoding RidA family protein translates to MPVRTIIKTPRAPAAIGPYSQAILVGDTLYCSGQIAIDPKTGSLITESIERETEQVLENLGAVLRAAGMDYKDVVRCTVYLVDINDYAQVNEVYARYFNESPPAREAVQVAALPRGARVEISCIAVRQMPST, encoded by the coding sequence GTGCCTGTGCGGACAATCATCAAGACGCCACGTGCGCCCGCGGCCATTGGCCCTTACAGCCAGGCTATCCTGGTGGGTGACACGCTGTACTGTTCCGGTCAGATTGCCATCGATCCGAAAACAGGCAGCCTGATCACCGAGAGCATCGAACGAGAGACCGAACAGGTGCTGGAAAATCTGGGCGCTGTGTTACGAGCAGCCGGCATGGATTACAAAGATGTGGTGCGCTGCACCGTCTACCTGGTAGATATTAACGACTACGCCCAGGTCAACGAAGTATACGCGCGTTACTTCAATGAATCCCCTCCGGCACGCGAAGCAGTCCAGGTAGCGGCGCTGCCACGAGGTGCCCGCGTTGAGATCTCCTGCATCGCCGTGCGTCAGATGCCTTCGACCTGA